CAGGTCCTCGAATCAAGTGTCTCAGTTCCCCTTGACTTATTTCTCACCTGTTGTGACCTCTATGAAATTTTCCTAAGTGTTGAAACCAAATGGTTCTTGAAACCCTCGAGTAATTCGAACACCATCTCGCTTGAGCGTATCCTTCCTAAAAATGCTTCAACACTTAACTTTCTATAGTTTTTCTTCACATGCAGCTCTGAACATTATCCTTTGTCGGGCAGCAGTTGTTCAATCCTTAGCCCCTTACTTCAAAACTAGGATAAAATTGAATCCGAAATTttagtaataataatagtataaaaagttttacacaaaCATCTAATCAAATATCAAACTTTTTTCGTCAGCAGATTTTGCTCATCAAGTTATTGTTTGATCTGTCGCTATTAGAACACCACAATATTCGTCCTTTTGGGGTTAATGCTCTCAATGGTGAATCGACCATTCAACATCCTAGTATGAGAGGATCGGGAAGGACACACCAATGGTGTGCCAGTTATCGTGCCCACCGTAAACGTTGGGTAGCCAAGTGAGGAGCAAATAAATATTGGAAGCATCTAAGTAGTAAGCCCACCCCAAGATAAGTGCTCTCCTATTCCGACTTcttcatattatttttaaatttaaatttaggcttaaatatgttttttatcCTTATAATATAccctatattttttttagtacttttaaaatatttttcccgTTTTTCATCCTCAACAAGTGTTCTATTTTTAGTCCTTGACGTCTAGTATTTCATCCAATACTAACAGAAGCAGTTCCAAGAACCCCTTCCATCTACTTTGTGCCATATCTTTCTTCTTAAACCTCTCAAATTTTGGTGTAGTAGAATCATCATTGTCTTCATCACATACATCACTAAGAAGTTCTCCAGTTTAATAGTCATCATCAATCTCATGCACTATAGACGTTGCTTCATCACCACCATCAACAGGTTCTCTACTCTTCTTGGTTGTTGACTTACACTTTTTGGGCCTTTGGTGTCATTTTCATTGTAACCTTTTTGAATGAAAAACTTGACATCAAAGACTAAAAATAGAACATTTGATATGTTGAGGATGAAAAacagaaaaattattttaagaTGACTAAAACAAAAGGAGAGTATATTATAAGGGcccaaaacatatttaacccttaaatttaattataacatGGAAATTTGATGAATTCTAATTAAATGTttatgtaaaactattttacatcACCAATAGTTAAACTCTAATTCTATTACCTTTTACATCCCCACGAATTTTAATTaaacttttttatttaatatttttatttttaaattaaatcctTAAGATAGAAGTGGTCCTAAAGTCACTTGTACTTAGCATTTGTCTGAAAGTTGTATATTTTCATCTATGAATTGAATCTGAAATCTCGTACGTATTGTTATTAACATAATCAAATTTCTTGAATAAGATACTACTACAAAAATTGTTCGCACATCTAATtcagtttgaactttgaacatTCATTTCGCCTTCCAAAAATAAATCTAATTCAGTTTGAATTAAAAACTCTATTTATTATCAGCATTATATTAAAGTAATGCATTAGTTCTTCTATAATGGTAGCGGAATAACTGAACTATTACCAGGATTTTAATTCAttcatttctctttttcttttctcttatcGCCCCTTGTATTTTCTTCCTAGctatttctcttttatttttctctatttccTTCATTTTTCTCACTTGGTGTGAGTGTGGTTGAAGTTGAATAAAAACTTATTGCTATTATTATTACTAGAGCTATCGAAGAATCAAtgcattttttgaaattatggtTGCAGAGCCTACTAGTACTACCTACAAAGCAGCCTCTTGTGTGTCATAAAACTTGTAAAGGGAGGTAGGTTCCTATCGTTTTATGAATATTAATCATAGCGTTTATTAGaataaaatcaatatcaatatattaattgTGAGAGACAGTTCGGCCACCATTAATGTATCACTCCCTCTCTTCCAATTTATAATCCTTCTTTTTCAATTTGAGATGGGGTTTAAATTTTGTATGTGAAAGGATTTCAAAATTTATTAGTCGCATTTAGATTAAGAAAATTAGTTACTATCAATAAATGTGTAAAAAAATTACTGATTTTCATAAATTACCCATAAATTTATCTcttctaagttttttttttaatcatcatATCTCTTTCATACTACTACGTTCTTATATAACTAtctaaagagaaaaaaaaaacacacatattaaggagtgcaaataattttgttacttttcttaaaaatgttatttgttttcctatttcaccatttaaaatgcattttatctttcctcatttattgttcttgCAAGCATTTCCTGGAAAAACgtcatttaatgttttcttgaatCTCTAAGTTGACAGATATAcaagaacaatttttttttctttaaagttGACAGTTAATAAAAACGGAAGtagtattaaatatgagggtaaacatgaacaaaaaaattaatgctTCGAAGATATtgaagtgacttatattttgggaaaaaaatatttaaaaaatattacttatAATATGAAACTGagggatatatatatagatatatatatttatttatctatGTAAACAATGCATGCTACATTACTACATTTGATAAAACCAAACAGAGGGTTTATAGAAATATGAGGGtgtatggaaatgctatctcaATTAATTAGTTGTGTTGTGGATCAAGGTTGAAGCAAAAGAGAAAGTGAGTTTGGGGGTTGCTTTAACATGGGAAATTATTTTCTGATATCATTAGAGCTTAATCAGCTTTATTATGTTGAGATTATAGAGTAACCAAAAAATGCTGTCACATTAAAATTAGGTAGGGAAAAAATGTCATGTAATAAAACAAGTTTAAATTTGCAAACATTAGGAAAATGCCACTGTGCATGTACAATGATCATCGAAAAAACCAAACAGCAGCTACATCTCAATTATTTGGGAAATGTGACAGAACATATGGATCACTAaatcatcaacaacaaatcagTTAAAACCTAACTTAACACTTCAGATCAGTCTCTCTGGCCGAATCAGTCACAATATTCTGTTCAGCTTTCACATTATCTTCATCTACTTGCTGAGAACAAATATCTAAAGCCTGTAAGAATCAAATTCAGCGATAAAAATGTTCACAACAATGATACTTCCAATAAAATGCAATGATACTTGTGTCTGCATACATGCTTGATTTATATGCATGTGCTTTATCTTACTAGGTTTACCTTCAAGCATGTTTCAGCTACGGCGGTATCAGAGCCTCGCAACTGCTCTCCACTGCTTCTTTGGTCCTCCTGGGATGGTAAGTCAGCATTACAAATAGTACCAAGTATCAAATAATGAATTTATGTGTGTAATTTAGATTAATGGTTTCCTACAGAGGCAGAAAGTATATCAATTGTCCAAGGATTGCACAAATGCGGCTCCTAGTTACTCAAGCGATGATGATATATGCCAATGAATTGCATAATACAAGGAAAAGCTGCTTCCAGAGCCTATATAGCTGTGCGTAGGTGTCAATTAATACAAGGAATGCATGGGAATCTCAGCCCTCTGTTAAGATTTTCATCCATCTTTGCAACCATTTCTTGATAGGTAGACAACACAGAACACAATTTTATGAAGATGATTTATAATTTTGAAACAACTCAAGATGATTTTAAAGGATATTTTATGGGTTTGATTTCTAAATGATGTTTTaagaatttaaaatatataaatatgttggcttttcaaaaagatcatttttttttataaactcaGTGTCAAGAGGTGTCGGCTCAATCTTGAAAGTGTTTGAGCTGCGCCCAAGATGCGTTTGagcaagacaaaaaaaaaaaaatcagacacTGTAAAAGGTTGTATGATACGGGTTGAATAAATGTTGGATTGTCCGACCACCCGAACTCTAAATTGTACAGAGGTGTCAGTGCTTCTTGAGCCTAGAAGTTGGTTCCAGTCAGCTATGCAGTTAGGAATATGGTTAGTAGAAAGTCAGTGAAGTACTGTAACCGTTTAGAGTGTATATATTCTTGAACTGCAAACACATTAATCAGAATATCAATGCACTCTCTCCGATTACTCGTACTTTGCTCTTATAATATAGGGCAACTTGAAAAATGGAACAAAAATAAATGGGGCAGAGCGGTGTAGAAAACTCTATTGGGTTTTGATATTATCTATTTCAATAGTGAAGGTTAGACGATTTTACTTCACAAATAAGGCTTTATTTCTTTGAGCAATGCGCTACGAAACACTGGAGATATTGTTGATCTGTTAATATGTAAATTTTTATGGTTGTAACATTAATATACCACAAAAAAGTAATGAATTTTTTAATTCTAGATTGGGTCAAGAGATGTGGCAAAGGCAAGTCGATTAATATACAATTCCCAACAGAAATGTGCAACGGAAATTAGAATCTTATTAAGTaagaaattaataagtttcaaTTAAATACTTCAAAATCTAACAAAAACACATACCAGATCATTGAGCTGAGGTTCAACAACTTCTTTCTTTACTTTGCCTGGGCGAAGCTCACTAATAAATGAGGTAATAGCTGAGATCATGTCAATCATATGATAATGGTATTTAAATTTAGGATAAAGCAAAATACCGTTCAACATCAATGTCCATGTCAGAATCTGGATCCCAACGTTCATCTCCATCATCATGATCTTCGTCAGCCTTGAAAATTGTGAATGTATATAATTTTGGGATGAGTTTTATCAAGATGATGAAAATCAAAATGAAGTTATGATAAGGATTATAAAAGTCAGGATTTGTTTTCTCTTGTAAATTTATCATAATTTGTCCTACTTTTAGGAGGAGTTGAAATATTTCTGGAAACATCCTCTCTATTCTCTACTTATTACTTGGAGTATTATCcctatgagtttaatggatatgcattgTCTCACCTACATCAGCCAAGCTTTTTCTGATAGCCCTTAACTACTATAAGCCCATAACTAATTTGTCTTTTCCCTACAACCTAACAAATCCACCAATGACAGGGTCCAAGGACGGATAAAATAAATCGTGTCTATTGTCAGCAACCTTACCTTGTATTTGCATGAGACCAATCAACAACTCAAATCGGTCTCCAAGTTACTTGACAGCAACTCCAACTATTGCGCCAAGGCTCCCCTTTCCATGACTAAATCATCTAAcagagatttttttttacaaacttATATGGAATCTACAGCTCTCCCTATGGTCTAACAGTTTGTCCGGACTCCGGACTACTGTTCTTAATAGGATTAACACTAATGAAATGCTACAGAAGTACAAACCTCTCACTGCTCTGTTACCCAATGTTATAATGTGCTGTGCTAGTTCAAAAAATGGGACTCATCTTTATTCACATTGATGTGCTGTAAATTTTATTAGGAATAAGAGTTGAGGTTTTTGAGAACTAGGGTTTGACCGTAGTATCTCCATCAGTGAGCTTTCCGTAGATAAGCCTAAGTATTAAGATTCTTCTCTAGTTGTTGTACAGGATATTGAGATAATAAAACAATAATGAACAAAGCCTTTTCCCACTAGATGGGGCCAGTAAGATGATCAGTTGGTAAATCTCACCCATAACCCTCCTTAGAAAATGCATTCTAATTCCTGAAGGTGGATCAGAGGAACACAGCAAGCTCCGCAAATTTTAGGAGGGTATTTGCAGTGAATTTAAGAGAAACAGGAAGAGAAAGTACGCAGGTCCATACATGGAAAACCCCATTAATGCAGGTAAAACATTTGAAGAATCCTTTTAGCATCTTGGTCAGCACTTAGTGGATCTTCCAacacaaatttaaaaatttgagGATACCattctacccccccccccccccaaaaaaaaaagagaaaaaaaaaggctCAGACCATTTTTaatactttttctctcttcgAGCTATGTTCGTGGTTAGCTCTTCAAAATTGCTTTCTAAAAGAAATTATTATCTTCTACTAAGAGCAAGCACAtgtgaaaaaaaatagtaactggcaaaaaaaataataaaataaatagcaTTAGAAATTTACCTCTCCAAGATCATAATCAGGAGGCCTTTCCTGGAATTGGACACTGGGAGCATGCTGCAGCTTGGAAAGATTCTCAAGTAGCTTAGATCGAACTTCTTCAAGTAAATGATGGGAATTTTTGTTTTCCATGTTACTTGGTGCAACATGAAGGGTATAATCCGGACCAAAATATTCATAATATTCATGTTGTGGCATTTTGTCATCAACTTCTATTCCAAGAGCAACACCTGTCTGCcttaacaaataacaaataatattttaggTATTAAGATGAAAGCAACGACGACTCAAATGGCACATAAACTTTAAAGGAGTGTGAACAACCTGAGAAGTAAGAAACAATAACTACATGGCAAGTGACATTGAATACTGAGAGACTTTAGAATATCTCAATCTATATTTTCTAGTTCAAGACTAGCAAAATGAAATAATAACCCAAGTACCATATTACTTTGACCTCTTGAACATCATTACTTCCAGGGTAAGTTAACGGTTCAcactttttaaaattaacatatgagagaaggagaaaatattaaaagttCTAGATAATAACTCTACTTAAGGGTTGAGATGTCCTGACTCACATATGATAGCCCTATAAACCACACCACCTTATATTGATGATGTCACATTAAATAAATGACTATAATTTTATCAATTAAAACAGCATTCTACCTCATAGCACCAGCAGCGAGCAACATTACGAATGGTGTAGCCACCGCCACCCACTAGCAAGAGGGGCACATTGAATGATCTCATGTATCTTACACACTCGGCATGACCCTTGATTGAAAGATTAAAACATCCCAATCTGTCTCCAGATAAAGAATCTGCACCACACTGGAGGACTACTGCGCCCGGCTTAAACACTTCCATAACTTTGCCTACTAATGGTTTGAACAAGAAATGATAACTCTCATCATCAATGCCATCATCAAGTGGAACATTAAGAGCATAATATTTTCCCTTTCCATATCCAATATCACGTACATCCCCAGTACCAGGAAAATAGTCACCAAATTTATGGAATGAAACGGTCATAACTCTGTCAGTTGTGTAAAAAGCTTCCTCCACACCATCCCCATGGTGGATATCAATGTCCACATATAGAACACGCTACAAGAAATGCAACATTAGCATTTTAAAATAGCAATAGAGTCAACAGACACAAAAGTTTGAAACACACTTCAAAAGTTCATAACTATCTCCCAAAAGCTTTCACCCAAATCAAATTTAAAAGCAAGCTTGAAATCTTACATTTTACCCCATCATTGAATACTTCAAGATTTCATTCACAGAAGAAGGGGTAATAACTAAGTGCTTGTTTGTTTAAACTTCTACAGTGAGTAAGATTACATTATGGAGGCACTGGAATTAGAATTGTTAAACAGGTTGTGATTTCCATTAGAATAAATTTGTTTTGGAGAGACCCAAACTTCAGTTTAGTTAAAGTCACAGACTAACAGGGGACCTCCTTTTCAGTTTGAAAATTCACATTCAAAAAGTAAATTGCCACATTACCCATCATTGTCTCTCCCATGCTTTTATGTTACAAGTTAAAACTGTTCTAGTAATTTTATCTCTAAAAgttattttactttattttatcgAAACAACCTTCATTTTTTAACTAACTTTTACAATATCATTctcaaaaacaaatttattCTCAGTTACCTATGGTGTATAAAATAGTGAATATGAAATTAATAGAGATTaagcttcttttttttttgctgggGGGCGGGGGGGCATTCTAGTTTTTTAAAGATTATAAATGGTAGGAGTGTTTCCTATTGGGGGTAAAATCGGTATGCGAAACTTACTTTTATTTAGGTGTGTGGAGGAGGACTCTAGTGGCTGATtatgaaaaatgaattttaacAGATGCACTCTTTAATAATATTACTATGGTAAAGTGAAACataagtgaatttgaaattatACTGATTAAGCTTCGTTCTTTCTGTTTTTTGCttgggaggggggggggggcattCTGGTTGATAATAGGCATAGGATCATGATATTGGGAGTTTACAGAAGGAGAAAGGTAACTTCTTTTGAGCACTTAAAGGGGCTCGTTTTCCCTTAAACTTAGCATTGTTCCTGTGAGGCAGTTCCAGGAGGATCTAACAGAAAAGAATCTTAGATAGAGAAACACTCTATTATGCAAATATATACTCTGCATATTGGAGTTTCACTCCCTCAATATCCGCTTAAATACTTATTTGCCACAAATCCTAAAGGAGATATCGAAGTATAAATATTTCAGACAAATCAATATACCTCTAAAGCAGGGGGGgtggaacaaaaaaaaaacaaaacaacacaAAAGGAAATAAACTGTTAGACAAACCTCATGCTGTTTAAGAAGTTCTAAAATTGCGAGGACTATATCATTGACATAGCAAAATCCAGATGCCTCACACTTCTTGGCATGATGCAGCCCACCAGCCCAATTGACAGCAATATCACATGAATCATGATTTAACTTGACAGCACCCCCAACTGAACCTCCAGCGTAAGTTTGACAGTAAGAGTACAGGCCATCAAAGACAGGACAATCTTCACCGACATTAAAGCGTTTGAGTTGCCTCAGATGATCCTGCTGTGTTTCAGGGGTTATGCTTCGAAGGAATGAAACATAATCATCCGCATGAAAACGACAGAGGTCCTTGTCTCTAGCAGGAAATGGCTTGTGGACCTGCATATGCTGAAGCAATCCGTAGTGGGCAAGAAGAGCATGTGTCATGCGAATACGATGTGGCTTCATAGGATGACCTTGCCCATAATAGTAATTCCCAACCTCTGGATCATAGAAATAGCACACCTTTCTCTTCACTCCATCAGAGGCAGCGGACGGTAGAGAATTGCCACTGGCATCCATGCGAGTTGTTTCCCCGTAATCTTTCTGCTTGTCAATATTTAGTCATCCTAATAAAAACTCTTCAAAAAGAAATGAGCCATAAGAACTaagaaaaaaagagtaaaacaGCCCTAGAAGTTTTGAAAAGAGGAAAAGAGAAACTACCGTAATACAAATGACCTAGATAAGTTATCGGAAAATTACattcaaataaaataagatgTGTTACTATAGGCTGGTTTTATAGTGACCCATGTACTTGACACCATATCTACGAACTAAATACAAATATAACAGCCATCAACTTTTTTTCTGAATTGTGGTACTGAGTCAATGCAAAACAGATCAGCTTCATTACTCAAAAAATGAGGACATAAGCTATGATGAAGCAGTATAATGTAGCATCATGCAAAAATTTCCAATGCAAATTGGACCATCCAATCGAAACTAAAGGTCTCTAAACACAGTAAAACAACCAAGAAACTTGTAACAGGTAGCAAGCCTACAAACATAAGATAAACAACATACAATAGGATTCAGATTCAGTTGTGCCTTCCATTCCATGTTATCAAATATCCGTCATGGCAATTTCTCATGGCGGCTATTCGGGTTTCCGCCATGGCGGACGATATCCCGCCATATGGCCGCAATATTCTGCCATTATTTATCATGTATGGCGGGATTTCGGCTTTCCGCCATCCACAATTAACAACACTGCTTCCATTCAATCAATGTATAAGGTGTTTAGGGGTGTATACAGTAAATTAAGACCCAATTCTGATTGATTCTAAACAAAAGAGTTACATCTCAATTCTCAACCAAGCAACTAAATTCACTTCTTTGAGAAAAGTACACAGTAAAATTAACAACTCTGTTAATCTAATTATAGCACATGCATCACTAAAATCACTTGTTTGAGAAATAAGCTTACCAATATAGGGTTCCAGATCTTAACAATCTCAGTTGACAATCTGTTGTTATCTGCAattccaaaaatattttaacaaaATCAGGGAAAGGAGGGGGAAtcgagaaagagaagaaaacactGAATGAATCAGAATcgaagagaagatgaaggagaaacCTAGCTAGCGAAATAACGAACAATCTCACGATGAGAGAAATGAAACGACAAAATGAACGCACGCCCGTAAGTTTCACCAAATTttaaagagtaaaatacactccccTCCCTTAAGGTTTGTCAATATGACACTCAGCCCCATTCTTgattaaaatctacactccaccccacctaCTCTACCAAGTTAACTACATCTTAAAAGATTCTCACGGaatattctctttaattccaaactaatagatttaaatttttaaataataaaaaaaattattattatttttatttaaaaaatttaagaaatttactattaatatttttataataatctaTTTGAAACTAGTTACAGTATTATATGTTGACGAAAGCTACAAATATTCTCACAATATAATTCATAATATTAGATGACTTTTTTTCATCATAAAATTCATCTTGGATTATATAATTTCaagatatatgaattatattttaatttcttattggtacattaaaaagataaattgcatcatcTAAGACTTCCCATACCCAACTGATATATCCCagagctcttaccacttgagctatcattcaagGACATACAACATCAGATATGAAACTATACCTTATTCAGTTATTCTATCAGACCAAGCACCTCACGTAATAATCATCTCTTATTTGTTGCATTTTCCATTTTATTTGCTAAGATAATATTGCATGTTGCAAGTGCAACCAATCTATGAAGCtaataatatactaatttaGAAGGTGacctgttctgggaatgaacattgaagagaggcatagtacctagaggtagaaggattgtgctaagagagaatgagagtgagagagagtgctgaatttcgagtgttatttcatcaaatgagccaaaagtcccttacaattgataactacctcctatttatagagcttgggtactacctattgggccaattgggcctccgagatcaaggcccatatgaaggccagggccccgcctcagggcgagatacatgctgggcgttgcccctctaggggctcgcccagtccatgaCCAGAACAATCATAAATTTGTTTTTGGAATTTTTATTGGAATAAATGTCATCTAATTAATCATGAAATTTTGttagtacaattaatcatcTAATAGAAGTATTTTTTTAGtctaaatttatatttgtaaACTTAAATGTTATTGATATTCCTATACAATattgtgaaaatatttaattgtaaatatcttaaacttcttgaaataaaaagtaataaagggaattttttttaattttattattatttaaatatttaaatttattagtttggaattaaagagaatattCTCGAGCATCTTTTAACATGTAGTTAACTTGTTAGAttgagtggggtggagtgtagattttggtTAAGAATGGGGTTGAGTGTCAAATTAGCAAATCTCAAGGGAggggagtgtattttactcaatttTAAAACCTAGGGCTTGTTTGTTTCATAACAACTATTTTCCAAAACACTTTTCTGAGTATGtaattgttttttatatattatatcgTCTTGACTGAGTATGTTATCTTTAcgtcaaaactcaaaactttaAGGATTCGTTTGACACACTGTATTATGCATGATGATaatataagtttatacaatatattatatacttatttaTTGTTTGATACTAACATTGTATTgaataagcttatacatcaatctcctcttataTACATtcaaactagtgttttttactcgcgcgttgcacggggaatatgtatATCGTATTTGGTACGTCAatcaatactttgattattaaaaatatattaaacaacatatgaaatagaagagtttgAAATACTAAGTAAAATCTAGAAAGCATGAGTAGAAGTTTGAGTTGACACAACCCATATGTGCTTGTGATGTTCTTCGGCGACTCCACCGCCAAGTTGTTCTTCTCCACCGTGAATCTCTCCATTGACCATGACGTCGCCAACAGCAACAGAAACCTAAaaagaaacccagaaagaatCCTCTAAATAAGAAATTATTCTTGCTCTCTCACTCTAATTTGGAGATTTCAAGAAGACCAACCCAATATGGGCAAACCTGTAATCATGATGAGAACATATCAGTAAATTGAATTTGCATAAGTtaaaaataaactaataaaaattattctttAATTGCTTACATGAGAATTTTTCTCAGGGTCATATACTTCAGGTGGTTCTGCCATGGGATTAACCCCGTCTTTACGAATATTTTCTTCAACCTATAACTCAaggagaaaaaatcacaaatgttatttaacccaaaagtcCTAAAAATGCAGAGAAGCCAAAGACATAGAAGGTCTCAAAAGTCTTAAAATCCAGTtgcaaaagaaaatcaaaacacaGCAAGGAAGAACTCAAATTGGGGggacaaacaaaaaaacaaacagaTCATGAGGAGATTCAGTCAATTAATAATTACTGCAGGATCAAGCAGAAATAATAAAGCTGTCATCATGATTCTGAGAGACTCAAATACAAAATCATGATCTTTAAGGGCTAAGATACATAATACCTTGATTGCGGATGGAATAAAGCAATGAAAATTTCAATTGGACTTCAAACGTAACATACAAAAATAATGCAATTAGAGATGACATTCATGAGTCAACTCATAGAATAGAGGCAGGTTAATTCAAAGAAAATATATGGACCCGATAATCTTGAGCCAATTTAAAATTAAAGCAAAAAACAGAAGAGAATAAAATGTCACGGAGGCCACAGTTGAGGCAAATGAGTCCTGCTTTCTATATCTCATTTCCTCCATCACTTTCTTTGTGGTATACGTTAACATAAAACTACTATATTTGTCACTATACTCTCTCTTTCTATGAAAGAGATCATGAGTTCATGACATGCTAACCTTAAGTTCAGATCATGACATGCAAGTGCACTTATCTGCGCTTGGTAagcaagaaaataaattattaatgacTTTAGAGGAGAATTGTAATTACC
This is a stretch of genomic DNA from Lotus japonicus ecotype B-129 chromosome 1, LjGifu_v1.2. It encodes these proteins:
- the LOC130734227 gene encoding histone deacetylase 19 isoform X1, with amino-acid sequence MDASGNSLPSAASDGVKRKVCYFYDPEVGNYYYGQGHPMKPHRIRMTHALLAHYGLLQHMQVHKPFPARDKDLCRFHADDYVSFLRSITPETQQDHLRQLKRFNVGEDCPVFDGLYSYCQTYAGGSVGGAVKLNHDSCDIAVNWAGGLHHAKKCEASGFCYVNDIVLAILELLKQHERVLYVDIDIHHGDGVEEAFYTTDRVMTVSFHKFGDYFPGTGDVRDIGYGKGKYYALNVPLDDGIDDESYHFLFKPLVGKVMEVFKPGAVVLQCGADSLSGDRLGCFNLSIKGHAECVRYMRSFNVPLLLVGGGGYTIRNVARCWCYETGVALGIEVDDKMPQHEYYEYFGPDYTLHVAPSNMENKNSHHLLEEVRSKLLENLSKLQHAPSVQFQERPPDYDLGEADEDHDDGDERWDPDSDMDIDVERELRPGKVKKEVVEPQLNDLEDQRSSGEQLRGSDTAVAETCLKALDICSQQVDEDNVKAEQNIVTDSARETDLKC
- the LOC130734227 gene encoding histone deacetylase 19 isoform X2 translates to MDASGNSLPSAASDGVKRKVCYFYDPEVGNYYYGQGHPMKPHRIRMTHALLAHYGLLQHMQVHKPFPARDKDLCRFHADDYVSFLRSITPETQQDHLRQLKRFNVGEDCPVFDGLYSYCQTYAGGSVGGAVKLNHDSCDIAVNWAGGLHHAKKCEASGFCYVNDIVLAILELLKQHERVLYVDIDIHHGDGVEEAFYTTDRVMTVSFHKFGDYFPGTGDVRDIGYGKGKYYALNVPLDDGIDDESYHFLFKPLVGKVMEVFKPGAVVLQCGADSLSGDRLGCFNLSIKGHAECVRYMRSFNVPLLLVGGGGYTIRNVARCWCYETGVALGIEVDDKMPQHEYYEYFGPDYTLHVAPSNMENKNSHHLLEEVRSKLLENLSKLQHAPSVQFQERPPDYDLGEADEDHDDGDERWDPDSDMDIDVERELRPGKVKKEVVEPQLNDLEDQRSSGEQLRGSDTAVAETCLKQVDEDNVKAEQNIVTDSARETDLKC